DNA from Krasilnikovia cinnamomea:
CCAGCACGGCCGACGCCCGCGGCCAGCTCACCCGACTGCAGCAATACACCAGCGCACCGACGCTGACCGGCACCATCACCGACGGATTCACCAGCACCGGCGGGACCAGCCAGGACATCACCTACACCTACACCCCGGCAGGTCAACAGGCCACCGTCACCGGGCCCGACAAGTCCGTCTGGACCTTCGGCTACGACCTGCGAGGCCGCCAAACCTCCCAGATCGACCCCGACACCGGCACCAGCTACACCAGCTACGACGACGCCGGCAACACCACCGCCACCAAGGACGCGCGGGGCATCCTGCTCAGCTACACCTACGACCTGCTCGGCCGGCAGCTGACCGCCGTCGACAACACCAGGAGCAACTTCAAGTTCGGGTCCTGGACCTACGACACCCTGCGCATCGGCCAGCCCACCTCCTCCACCCGGTACGTCTCCGGCGTAACCGGTGGCTACACCGTCGCCGTCACCGGCTACTCAACCCTCGGCAAGCCACTCGGCCAGCGCATCTCCTTGCCCACCATCGAACGACCCCTGCCGATCGAATACACCACGACCTTCCGGTACAGCACGAACACCGAGCAGCTGGTGCAGCAGGACGACCCCGCCGTCGGTGGACTGCCGGGCGAGACAATCACCTACGACCACAACCTGCTCGGCTCTCCCACCATGACCTCCGGCGTTGACCACTACGTCTCGGGCAGCATCTACACCGACTTCGGTCAGCCCTCCCGCATCACCATGGGGGACAGCACCAACCAGGCCGAGAGCATCTACTCCTACGACGAGTACACCCTGCGCCGCACCGACCGCACCGTCTCCCGCGCGCGCGGCATCGGCCCCGTCGTTGACCAGACCAGCTACACCTACGACCAGGCGGGCAACCCGCTGTCGGTCACCAACAAGCAGTCCGAGACCGGCAACACCGTCACCGACACGCAGTGCTACCGCTACGACACGCTCGCCCGGCTGGTCCAGGCCTGGTCCGCATCCACCCACCGCCCAGCCCCCCACCGGCGAGCTGGCCAACCAGGCCGGCGCCTACTGGCAGACCTTCGCCTACAACGCGATCGGCAACCGTACCCAGTCGATCGAACACTCCACCAACGGCGGCGCCGACGTCACCACCACATACACCAATGGCTGCACCACCGGCTGCAACCGCACAGGCACCCAGCCACACACCCTCACCCAAACCACCGGTGGCACCGACCCGACCAAGTTCGTCTACGACGTCGCCGGGCACCTGCTCACCCGCACACCCACCAGCGGCAACGGACAAACGCTGAAATGGGACGACGAAGGCAACCTAGCCGAGGTCGGCACCACCGGCACTGATCCCACCGTCACCAAGTACCTGTACGACGCGAACGGCGTTCAGCTGATCCGCCGCGACCCCGGCCGCGTCACGCTGTTCGCCGGTGACACCGAGATCGTGGTCAACACCGCCGTCAGCCCGGCGGTCGTGCTCGGAGCGGTCCGCACCTACAGCCACGGCGGTACCGGCGCCGCTATCGCCGTCCGTTCCACGCTCCCCGGCGGCGGTACCCACTACCTGTTCAACGACCCGCATGGCACCGCCAACCTGGCCATGGACACCACCACCCAGCAACTGTCGCGCCAGCAATACAAGCCATACGGCGAAGCCCGCACCAACGCCAACCCCACCGCTTGGCCCGACCTCACCCACGGCTACCTCGGCGCACCCAAGGACACTCACACCGGCTACACCGACGTCGGCGCCCGCAAATACGACCCCGCCCTCGGCCGGTTCATCAGCGCCGACCCCCTATTGCAGACCACCGACCCCAGCCAGCTCGGCGGCTACACCTACGCCGGCGACAACCCCATCACCGGCGCCGACCCCTCCGGCCTCGGACGCATCGACGGCGACCAGTCCGGCTGCGCCGCCGGCAACGGCGGCACCTGCGGCGGATACATCGCTCCCACCCGGTCCACGCGCGCCAACCATAACCCGGTCCGGGTAGACCGAGACGGCTATGGCAATTACGCCGTCGGCAATGTTCCCCTCACCGACGACCAGGTCGAGGACCGCGACAAGTTCGAGCATCAGGTCCAGGAAGCCTACTTCGAGCTGCTCGCCCAAGGCGGCGACAAGTGGAAGGCCCTCGACGACGACACCAAGCTCCTGCAGATCATGAACCGTGCATGCCAGCGCATCAAGAACGCCTGCAGGAGTCCGTTCGCAGCCGAACTTGCGAGGCAGAACGCGATCAGGGGCGTGTACAACAGCGGCTGCCATGACGAATGCCTGCGAAAGTACCTTGCCTCGGTCGGGGTCGTTGAGGCTGTCGTCACCGGCGGGATCGGCTACTTCGGCGGATGGTTCCAGCAGAAGGCAGGCCGGGCGGCGACCAGCGTCTCCTACAACGGCATTTCGGCAATGGGCCAAGGAGCGAGCGTCGGCTGCGTCGACGGCAACAGCTTCACGCCCGAAACGCTCGTCAAAATGGACAACGGCAGCACCAAACCGATCTCCGACGTGCGCGTCGGCGACAAAGTTCTTGCCATCGACCCGACCGACCCCACGGCCCAGGCGAGCTCACAAGAAGTCACCGAACTGCACATCAACACCGACACCGAACTGGTCGACCTCACCGTCAAGACCACCGACGGCAACACTGCCACACTGCATACCACCCAGCACCACCCCTTCTGGAGTTCACAGCGTCACCAGTGGATCGACGCCGGCGATCTGCAGCCCGGCGAGGCGCTGTTGGCTGCAGAATCGCGTGCGTCCGCACCGGATCCACAGCCCACCGTCGCCTTGGTCCGCTCCTTCCCGGGCCGCCAGACGATGTACAACCTCACCGTCCGCCACATCCACACGTACTATGTGATGGCTGGCAACACGCCGGTGCTGGTGCACAATGTCGGTCCTGCGTGTGAAATATCTGTGAGCAGAACCAAGTATCCTGAGTCTGCTGAGCATATTGAGGATGCGCAGGCGGCCGGGCAGCCCACCGAACTCACGATTGATCGCGCCGGTGCGGCGGCGCGCCGGCGGGCGTCGATGAGAGGGAATCCGCGGGTTTCCGGAAAGGATCGAGACGAGTACCCTCCGGCGATGTTTGAGGAGGGTGGGTCCGGTTCGAGTGTGCGACCCATTGACCCCAGCGATAATCGGGGCAGGGTCCTCGATCGGTCGGCAATGTCGAGGACTTCCAGACAAGACAGTTGTGAGACTAACGGTGTGTGATTGAATGAGTCAGTCGATTGGCAAGCTGTTGTCGGTTTCAGGTGAACCGATTGGCCCACCTGTCGAGGACGGGCTGGATCTTGGAAGTTCCCTTGCGAACGAATTAGTTGCGTCGGTCTTGAGTCGCGCTAACGGCTTCTATGCTTTTGAGTCAGCCTTGCACGTGTTGCCGGTCGCGGCACATGATGGCAATCATGGCATTGACTCGTGGAACTCATCCGACCTTTGGCGGGGCAACTACCAAGGCATGGCGGAAGGGATCCTCTTCTTTGCAGAGGACATATTCGGGGGGCAATTCGGGATTAAAGATGACGCCATCTATTCGTTTGATCCGGAGACCGGGGAGGCGGCTCATCTTGCATCATCAGTAGACGAGTGGGTCCGTGCTGTCCTGGGTGATTACGAGTTCGTCACCGGTTATCCGCTCGCACATCAGTGGCAGGCCCAGTACGGGGTGTTGCCGATCGGTGAACGACTAGTTCCGAAACGGCCATTCGTCCTCGGGGGGGACTACACCCCGGAAAACCTCGTCGCGTTGGAGGCTGCTAAAGGGATGCGCTTCCGGGGTGATCTTGCGGTCCAACTCCGTGACCTGCCTGATGGTGCCTCAATTAAGTTCAAGATCGTGGACTAAATTGCCAGACCACGGCTAGAAATGGGGAGCGCCAATGCTCGGTGAGTATGTCCTGGTTGAGAAGACCTCAACCTGTGTTCCGGCCTCGATCAGGTCACCGACAACCGCGGCTGCCCGCTTCGGCGTCAAGTTGGATAGCCGCTGGAGTTCCGAAGTGGCCGCAACAGAATGGGCGCGCTGGAGCCGCAAGCCCGGCATCGGCGCGACGCGACCTGCCCGCAGCTGCCAGGATGATCCCGTGGAACAGCCGGGGGGAGCTGGACAGGGCCGAACTGGGACGGATTCTTGCGGCTGAGCGGTTCGATCCGGCCTCCTACCGCCTCCAGGGCGGGCTCGGTGGCGGTGAATGCTACGTCCTGGAGCACGGAGAAGCAGGCTGGGAGGTCTATTGCTCCGAGCGTGGCAGCAAGGGCGGCCTTCGGTACTTCCCAACCGAGGACGAGGCGTGCCAGCACCTCCTTGACCTGTTGCTTAGAGATTCGACCACCAGGCGGTTCGAGCCGCCGACCGGTCGTGCTGGAACTTCGTGAGCCATCCGCCACGCGCGTAACGGTGGGACGAGCGCGAACAGGGCTGTCGCCGTCGAGGTTGGGGGCGATCGGCTGCCGCGCCGTTGCACGGCTTGCCATCGACCTCGTGGTCGTGGCCTGGGGCTTTGCCCCCTGATCTTGGACACTTGAACCTGGGATCGTCATGGTCCTGGGAGTCAGGAGGTCCTGCAAGATCATGGTGAACAAGCACTATCCG
Protein-coding regions in this window:
- a CDS encoding polymorphic toxin-type HINT domain-containing protein; this encodes MVNTAVSPAVVLGAVRTYSHGGTGAAIAVRSTLPGGGTHYLFNDPHGTANLAMDTTTQQLSRQQYKPYGEARTNANPTAWPDLTHGYLGAPKDTHTGYTDVGARKYDPALGRFISADPLLQTTDPSQLGGYTYAGDNPITGADPSGLGRIDGDQSGCAAGNGGTCGGYIAPTRSTRANHNPVRVDRDGYGNYAVGNVPLTDDQVEDRDKFEHQVQEAYFELLAQGGDKWKALDDDTKLLQIMNRACQRIKNACRSPFAAELARQNAIRGVYNSGCHDECLRKYLASVGVVEAVVTGGIGYFGGWFQQKAGRAATSVSYNGISAMGQGASVGCVDGNSFTPETLVKMDNGSTKPISDVRVGDKVLAIDPTDPTAQASSQEVTELHINTDTELVDLTVKTTDGNTATLHTTQHHPFWSSQRHQWIDAGDLQPGEALLAAESRASAPDPQPTVALVRSFPGRQTMYNLTVRHIHTYYVMAGNTPVLVHNVGPACEISVSRTKYPESAEHIEDAQAAGQPTELTIDRAGAAARRRASMRGNPRVSGKDRDEYPPAMFEEGGSGSSVRPIDPSDNRGRVLDRSAMSRTSRQDSCETNGV
- a CDS encoding SMI1/KNR4 family protein, with amino-acid sequence MSQSIGKLLSVSGEPIGPPVEDGLDLGSSLANELVASVLSRANGFYAFESALHVLPVAAHDGNHGIDSWNSSDLWRGNYQGMAEGILFFAEDIFGGQFGIKDDAIYSFDPETGEAAHLASSVDEWVRAVLGDYEFVTGYPLAHQWQAQYGVLPIGERLVPKRPFVLGGDYTPENLVALEAAKGMRFRGDLAVQLRDLPDGASIKFKIVD